Below is a genomic region from Paraburkholderia sp. BL23I1N1.
GTGCCCGCTCTTTTTCGACGACGCATTCGTCAGCGCCGGCGAACGGCTTGGCCCTGAAGGCGGGCAAGGCTTCAAGGTGGCCATGGAAGCGCTCAACACCAGCCGTCCGATCGTGGCGGCGCGCGCGGTAGGCATCGCGCAGGGTGCGATCGATCACACCATCCGCTTCATTCAGGACCGCGTCGCCTTCGGGCAGACGATCGGCAACTTCCAGGGCGTGCGCTGGATGGTGGCCGACATGGTCACGCAAACGGAAGCCGCGCGTCAGCTCGTCTATCGAACCGCGTCTCTGGTGGACGCCGGCGTGACGGGTCGCGAGCTCGCCCCGATGGCGGCAATGGCGAAGATGTTCGCCTCCGACGTCGCGATGAAGGTGGCCACCGACGCAGTGCAACTGTTCGGCGCCGCGGGCATCTCCAACGAGTATCCGATCAATCGCTATTTCCGCGACGCCAAGGTCGTCCAGATTATCGAAGGGACCAACCAGATTCAGCGAAACATTGTCGCGGACAGCGTCCTCGGACGCGTCAAAAAATCGGGCTAACGCACCCGGCCCTTACGAGTGCGTGACAACGAAAGAGAGGACAGGTATGGAAGAAATCGAAACGGTTGGCTTGGGGATTCACTGGGAAGACCTGCCCGTCGGCCGCAAGTTCAGGACGGTCGGACGCACCGTGACCGAAGCGGATGTCGTCAATTTTGTTTCCGTGACCGGCATGCTCGAAGTGCTGTTCACCAATACCGAGTTTCTGAAAAAGACGTCGGCGATCAAGGGCCGGGTCGCGCCCGGCGCGCTGGTGTTTACCTTCATCGAGGGGTTGCTCACGCAGGCGACGATGCAAGGCGTGGGTTTCGCGTTCCTGAACATGGAGCTCGACATCAAGGGTCCAACCTTTGTCGGCGACACGATTCACGCCGAATGTGAGGTCATCGAATGCCGGGCCAGCAATGGGCGCCCGGGACTGGGGCTCGTGCGCACCCGCAACCGGGTGTTCAAGCAGGACGGCTCGGAAGTCATGGTGTATACGCCGCTGCGGCTGGTGAAAGGCAGAGACTACAAGGCGTGACCATGCACACCCCACAGCAACCTCTCGATCTGCCGACCGGTCCGCTGACCGGCGTGCGCGTCATCGACCTGACGATCAATGTGCTGGGGCCCGTCGCGACGCAGCTTCTTGGCGACATGGGTGCGGACGTCGTCAAGATCGAGCCGCCCGAAGGCGACCAGAACCGCAAGAACGGACCAGGGCAGAACCCCGACATGGCGGTGTTCTACACGATCATGAACCGCAACAAGCGGAGCGTGTCGCTGAACCTGAAGCTGGCCGAATGCCGGGAGGCTGTGCTCCGGCTCGTCGAGACCGCCGATGTCTTCATTCACAGCATGCGGCCGAGCGCGGCGAAGCGCCTCGGCATCGATTACGACGCGATCAAGGCACGCAATCCGCACATCATTTATGCATCGGGCCCTGGCTATCGTCCGGACGGACCCTACCGGGACCGCCCCGCATTCGACGACGTCATCCAGGGCGAGAGCGGAATCGCCGCCATGAATCGCGATGCGGACGGCTCGCCGCGCTACTTCCCGACGGTAATCGTCGACAAGTTCTGCGGCTATGTGCTTGCCTCGTCCGTCAGCATGGCGCTGTATCACCGCGAGCGCACCGGTCTGGGCCAGTGCGTACAGGTGCCGATGTTCGAAACGATGCTGCAGTTCAACCTGTTCGAACATCTGTGGGAAGGCGCACTCGGCTCGGCGGACGGCAAGGGGCTGGGTTATTCGCGTATGTTCTCGCCGCACCGCCGGCCGTACGCAACGAAGGACGGTCACATCTGTCTGCTCGCGGTCAACAACGACCAGTGGCGGCGCGTGCTGTATGCGATCGACGCGGCTCATCTGCTCGACGATCCGCGCTTCTGCCACATGGCCGACCGCATGCGCAACATCAACGAGCTGTATCGCATGGTCAGCGACGCGATCCAGACCCGGACCACGGCCGAGTGGAATGCCATCTTCGCGGCCGCCGATGTGCCGCACGGTCCGGTGCGTGAACTGAACGACCTGATGCTCGACGACTACCTGAAAGAGACCGGGTTTTTCCAGCACTACGAGCATCCGACAGAAGGCGACATGGTGATGACGTCGATCCCCGTGCACTTCTCCGAGTCGCCCGGCAATGTGCGCTACCTGCCGCCGAATCTGGGCGAGCACAGCGTCGAAGTACTCATGGAGGCCGGATACACCGCGAGCGAGGCTGCGAAACTGAGCGGCCGCGCCCCGGTCGATTCGACACCTGTCGCTGAAGCGATCACCAAGGCTTGACGGGCGCCATGGCGGCCCACCACATCACGCGAGGAATCCGAAAATGAAAGGTCTGAAGAACAAGGTCGTAGTCGTCACGGGCGGCGCAGGCGGAATCGGCACGGCCATCAGCAAGCGCTTCGGCGAAGAAGGCTCCGTTGTCGCGCTCTTCGATCTGAACGCCGAAAGCGCCGGGCGTGTGGTGGACGAAATCGAATCCGCGGGCGGCAAGGCTCGCGCCTATCGCGTCGACATCACCGATCATGAAGGCGTGAGCGCAGCTGTCGCGCAAGTCGAGAAGGAACTCGGCCCGATCGAGATGCTCGTGAACAACGCGGGCTGGGACATGGGTGCGTTTTTTCTCCAAACGGAAAAGCCGTTCTGGGACAAGGTCGTCGCCATCAACCTGTATGGTCCGCTGAACATGCACCACGCCGTTCTGAAGCGAATGGCCGAACGCGGCCGCGGGAGAGTGGTGAATATTTCGTCCGATGCGGGGCGCGTTGGTTCGTCGATGGAAGCGGTGTATTCGTTCTGCAAGGGCGGCATCATCGCGTTTTCGAAGACCATGGCGCGTGAAATGGCGCGGCAGCAGATCCCTATCAATGTTGTCTGCCCTGGTCCGACGGCCACCGCGTTGCTCGACAACCTAGCGCAGGGAGAAAAAGGCGAACGCATCAAGGCGGCGCTCGTCAAGGCGGTGCCCTTTGGGCGCATGGGCGAACCCGACGATATAGCGGGCACGGTCGCCTTCCTCTCCAGTGACGATGCCGCGTTCATCACCGGCCAGGTGATCAGCATCTCCGGCGGCCTGACGATGGCAGGCTGAGCGCCGCGCACTTATTCAACTCCCAACCGGAACATCAACATGGAATTCCAGGACATTCTGTATCGCGAGGCTGAGGGCGTCGCGACGATCACCATCAATCGCCCGAAGGTGTACAACGCGTTCAACGCGAATACGTGCGAAGAACTGATCAAGGCGTTTGGCAAAGCGGGCTGGAACAAGGACATCGGTGTTGTCGTGCTGACTGGCGCGGGCGAAAAGGCCTTCTGTACGGGCGGCGATCAATCCGGCGACGGTTACGGTGGACGCGGCACGGTCGGCCTGCCGATCGAAGAGTTGCAGAGCATCATTCGCGACATTCCCAAACCCGTCATCGCACGGGTGAATGGCTATGCGATCGGCGGAGGAAACGTGCTCGTCACGATCTGCGACCTCGCCATCGCATCGGACACGGCGATTTTTGGCCAGGTCGGTCCGAAGGTCGGTTCGGTCGATCCCGGTTTCGGCACAGCGTACCTTGCGCGCATCGTCGGCGAAAAACGCGCGCGCGAAATCTGGTATCTGTGCCGCAAATACAGCGCGAAGGAGGCGCTCGAATGGGGATTGATCAACGCGGCTGTCCCGCCCGGGCACCTCGATGCGGAAACGAAAAAATGGTGCGACGAAATCTTGCAGATGAGCCCGACCGCCATCGCGCTCGCCAAGCGCTCGTTCAATATCGACACCGAGAACATTCGGGGTATCGGTGCGTTCGCAATGCAGGCGCTGGCGCTTTACTACGATACGGATGAATCAAAGGAAGGCGGCAACGCGTTCCGTGAAAAACGTAAACCGGAGTTCCGAAAGTTTGTGAAGTAAAGGTTCAATGCTTTGCGCGACGATGCCGCGCACCCTTCCTCGACATTCCTCATCAGGCCGCCATGGCTCGAGCGTCCGCCTGAATCTGCCGCGCGTAACGGTTCAGGTGGTGCTCCATATTCCCGAACAGCACGTCGACGATCAACATGCGCCGGTAATGATGGCCGACTTTGTACTCGTCGGTGATGCCGTAGCCGCCGTGCAACTGAATGCCTTGCTGCGTCACGAACTTGCCGCTTCGCACGGTCTGCGCCTTGCAACCCGATACCTCCACGCTGCGCGCCGGCCCGTCTTCGGTCAGCGCGCGCAGCGCCCGATGCAACGTTGACCGCGCCTGCATGGCGTCGATCGCCATATCGGCGATGCGATGCTGCAGCGCCTGAAAGCTGCCGATGGGCACGCCGAACTGCTTGCGCGTTTTCAGGTAGTCGGACGTGAGTTCAATCGTATCGTCGATGTCGCCCAGCAGTTCCGCGCAACTCGCGACAATCGCTTCATCGACCGCGGCCTGCAGTCCTTGCAGCGACTCACCGGGTGTGCCGAGCACCGCGCTTGCAGCAACCGTCGCACCTGCAAGCATCACATCGGCGGCGAGTGTGCCGTCGAGCAAGCGGTACGGCTCGAGCGTCACGCCGGTCGCACGCGGATCGACGAGGAAAAGCGCCACGCCTGCGTCATCGCGCACGCCGCCCGCCACACGCGCGACGACGATCAGACGATCCGCCACCGGCGCACCGACCACGAGCGTCTTGCGTCCATCGAGACACCATGTGCCGCCCGGCATCGGCCGTGCTGTCGTGCTCACATGTGACACGACGCCTCGCGCTTCACGCTCGCTGTGCGCGACGGCAATCACGGCATCGCCCGAAATGATCTCTGCCAGCAAGTCGTCGCGTTGTTCGCCGCTGGCGCAACGGGTCACGACCGCCGCGGGGAACACCCCGCACATGACATACGGCTCCAGCACGAGCGCGCGTCCGAGTTGCTCCGCGATCAGCGCACTCTCGACCGGCGTAAATCCCAGACCGCCAAATGCTTCGGGCACCGCGACACCGAGCCAGCCCATCTCGCCAAAAGTGCGCCACATGCCGCTTGAAAAGCCTGCTTCATGAGCAAGCAGTTTGCCGCGATGCTCGAACGTATAGTTTTTTTGCACGAAGCGCTGCGCGCTGTCCTGCAACATCTGCTGTTCGTCGTTCAGATCAAAGTTCATGTTGCGTCCTTTCGTGCTCGCAAAAAAACGAGGCCGTTCGATGAAAGCGATCCGCGCCATCGCACCATATCGGCGAAATCGGCGTCAAAGTCCAAACAGCGCCTTCGCGACGATGTTCCGCTGAATTTCCGCCGTGCCGCCGTAAATCATGCATGCGCGCCGGTAGAACACCTCGGCTGCGAGACCGGGCGCGTAGTCCGGACCTGCGAAGGTCTGCACTCGCAGCGCCCGGTCTTCGTTTGGATCGGCGTAGAACACCGCACCGTAATCGCCGATCACTTCAAGCAGCATTTCAGTCAGCTTCTGATGCAACTCGGAGCCACGCACTTTCAGCATCGAACCGACCGCCATGCCGCCACTGCGTTCGTCCAAACCTTGATGCAGGATCTTCTGCACTGCCATGTCGATGGCAAGCACTTCGAGTTCGTACTGGGCCAGTCTCGCCGCGAAAGTCGGATCTTCAAGCAAAGGCGCGCCACCCGCGCGCTCGCGCATTGCGTAGTGACGGATCTTGCGCAGATAGCGTCTCAGCGCCGGGGCTTCCGCGCCAAGGAACGCTCGCTCGTTGAACAGAAGAAACTTTGTATAGCCCCAGCCCTTGTTTTCCTCGCCGATCAGATTGTCGACCGGCACACGGACATTGTCGTAAAACACTTCGGCGAGGTGATTGCAACCGTCGAGCGTCACAATGGGCCGGACAGTGACGCCGGGCGACTTCATGTCGAGCAGGAGGAACGAAATGCCCTTCTGCGGCTTCGCTTCCGAATCGGTCCGCACCAGCACGAAGTTCCATTGACCATAGCTTCCGAAACTCGTCCAGATTTTCTGACCGTTGACGACGTAATGATCGCCTTCGCGAACGGCCGTCGTGCGCAGAGACGCGAGGTCGGAGCCCGCTCCGGGTTCTGAAAAACCCTGCGCCCAGAACACTTCGCCGCGCTGGATAGGCGGAAGAAAGCGGCGCTTCTGCTCTTCGTTGCCGAATTCGCAAATCACCGGCCCGACCAGCGATACCCCTGCCTGATTTTGCGCAGGCGCGCCCGCCAGATAACACTCTTCCTCGAAGATATAGCGTTGCGCCGCGGTCCATCCTGTGCCGCCCTGGTCTGCCGGCCAGTGCGGCACGGACCAGCCGCGCGTTTCGTGCAGGATACGGGTCCAGTGCAATGCATCGTCGTCACCGGCGAGAAAACCTTGCGCGCCGCGCCAGGCGAGATCGGGAGGCAGGTGCGCCTTCAGAAATTCCTGTACTTCGATGCGGAAGGCTTTGTCCGCGGGATTGACATGAAAATCCATCGGATGATGTTCCTGTTTCAGTTCATGGGGTCCGGCTTGCTGCGCTCGCAGGAACAGCGCGCCGCCGCGCTACCAACGTGCGAGGCGTGGGCACCGCTTCGTATAGTTCAGCGACCACGGCGCATCTTTGCGCTAGCACGTTGGCCTGACTGATCGCACCTTTCGCGCTCAATTCGCCGTTGTCGAGCGTGGGCTGCACGCTCTCCAGCGCAATCCGCTCGATCCGGCTCGAACTGCCGCCGGAGCGCGTGGCCAGCATGTCGAGTTCGCGCTGAAAGTGCTCACGCACGCCGGCACTGGCGACGATTTTCTCAGCGTCCAACGCGCGCCCGATCGTGTCGCCGCACAATGCCCGGCACGCTTCGAGATCGGGAAAAACCAGAGCCGTGAGAAAGTCCCGATCATGCCCGGCAATCACGACGTCACGCGCGTAAGGTGAAAAAGCATTCAATGCAGCGAGTCTCAGTTCTGCCACATTCACCCACGTGCCGGAGGACAGCTTGAAGTTTTCGGCAAGTCGGCCGTCGAAGCGCAAGCCGAGTTCCAGATGCAGCGGATCGATGAACGCACCGGCATCGCCCGAGCAGAAATAACCCTCTTCGTCGAAAGACGCAGCAGTTCGTTCGGAATCCTTCCAGTATCCCGGCGTCACGCAATCGCCCGCGTAACGAATTTCCATCTTCGACCCAACCGGCACGACCTTGACCTTGACGCCCGGTACGGGCAGCCCGGCAATCACTTCGCGGCGCGGATCCCAAGCCGCCGACATCGGCGTGGGACCGGCTTCAGTGCCGCCCAGCCCGGACATGATCAATACGCGCTGGCCGATGGTCTTCACGGCGAGTTCATCGAATGCGGCCCAGATGTACTCCGGCAGGCTGGCACCGCCGTAGTAGATCAACGCCAGCTTGCTGAAGAAATTCCGCCGCAGCGTTTCGTCCTCGCGCAGATGCGGAAGCAGTGCCGCGAGCCCCTGTGGCGTATTGAGGTAGATAACCGGCGCGATCTCCCGCAATGCATCGACCGTTGGACCGATCTGCTCCGGAGTAGGCTTGCCGGGATCCAGGTAGTAAGTGCCGCCGCCGTACAGCGCCATGCCGAAGTTATGCGTGCCGCCGAATGTGTGATGCCACGGAAGCCAGTCCACCAGTATGGGCGGCGTATCCTGAAGAAAAGCGAAAGTCTGCGCGACCTGCTGCCGGTTACTGCACAGCATGCGCTGCGAGTAGATCACCCCCTTGGGCGCGCCGGTGGTCCCCGAGGTGAACATGATCTTGCCGACCGTATCGGGACCGACGTTGGCAAACGCGTCATCGACTGCCGCAGTCAGCGGCGTGGCAAGCCAGTCGGAAAAGAGCGACGCCGTGCGCCCTTCGGGCAGATTGCCGCTCACAAGACATTCGACTTCGCCGAACACTTCGCGCAACGCGCGCCCGTAAAGAGCGCCATCGTCCGCAAACACGAGGCCCGGCGTGCATACCGCGGCGAGATATTTCAGCTTGGAGAAGTCTTCGGACAGCAATGAATACGCCGACGTAACGGGCACGTAGGGTACGCCCACGTGCAGTGCCGCGAGAGCCAGCAGCGCATGCTCGAAACCGCGTTCCGAGAGAATCATCAGCGGCCTGTCAGGCGACAGGCCTAGAGCCAGCAGAGCTTCGCCGAGTGCACGTGCGCCATCGAGCGCCTGCCGGTATGTCAAATGCTCCCAGCGGGCACCGTCGGCTGTTCGTCGCGCAAGCAGCGGCCGATCGGGCGTGACTGTAGCCCAACGCACGAGACGCTCAGTCAGTCGCAGAGGATAAGAATTCAGCGCTTCGCTCAGTTCATAGACCACACTCCCGTCAGGACGCCGCTCAACAGTGGCCTTCGTACCGCCAAGGCGAAGCGGTCGAAACGGCACATCCATCAAGGGGTCGTGTGAAAGCTGGCCTGCATTCATCTCCGTCGTCCTGTCGTTAGCTTGCGGGCCGCGCACCTACCGCTTCGAGCGGCTTCGTCGAACTTCGCAGCAGCCGTTACGTGAACCAATAAATGAACGGCGATCAATAATAAGAACCAGCATACCGTGGATTCCTGCCTGCGTCCATCCTGCATCGCCTAACGTAATCGCACATCGCCGCGACGCAATCCATGTCCGGTCTCGACGAAAATCGTTCGTAGACATTTGGTCGAGAATCAGCTATTTTATGAACATCGTTCGCATTTATAAACGTTATGATATGAATTGCCACCCAGTTTTCCGGGAGATCGGGATGCAGAGAGAAGTTGTAATTGCAAGCAGCATGCGTACCGCGATCGGCGATTTCGGAGGCGCGCTGGCCTCCGTTGCACCGACACAACTGGGTGCGACTGTGGTGCGCGAAGTACTCGAGCGGGCGCATGTCGAAGGCGATGCGGTCGGTCACGTCGTATTTGGCAACGTGATCCACACGGAGCCGAAGGACATGTATCTCGCGCGCGTCGTCGCTCTCGAAGGCGGAGTGGGCATGAACGCGCCCGCGCTTACGCTGAACCGCCTGTGCGGCTCGGGTCTGCAGGCGATCATTTCGGCCGCGCAGGCAATCTGGCTTGGCGACACGGACATCGCGATCGGCGGCGGCGCGGAAAACATGACGCGCGCGGCCTATCTCGCAACCGGCGCGCGCTGGGGTGCGCGCATGGGTGACATCCGGCTGACCGACATGATGGTCGGCGCGCTGACCGACCCTTTTGGCGCGTTTCATATGGGCGTGACTGCGGAGAACGTTGCGGCGAAATACGGCATTACCCGCGACGAACAGGACGCACTGGCCGTGGAATCGCATCGCCGGGCCGGACGTGCTGTCGAAGCCGGCTACTTCAAGGAGCAGATTGTTCCGGTTGCGGTGCACACGAAAAAAAGCGCGACGATGTTCGAACTCGATGAGCACGTTCGCCCTACCACCACGGTCGACGAACTGGCGAAGCTGCGCCCCGCGTTCCAGAAGGACGGCACCGTAACAGCCGGAAACGCATCCGGTCTCAACGACGGCGCCGCGGCCGTGCTGCTGATGGAACGCAGTACAGCCGAAGCGCGCGGCATCCGACCATTGGCGCGGCTGGTCGCCTACGCTCACGCCGGCGTCGATCCGCAATACATGGGCATAGGCCCCGTGCCGGCCACCCAGAAGGCGCTGAAACGGGCCGGACTGACCGTGGCGGACATCGACGTCATCGAAGCGAATGAAGCCTTTGCCGCGCAGGCATGTGCCGTCGCCAAAGAACTGCAGTTCGATCCTGAACGAGTGAACCCGAACGGCTCCGGTATTTCGCTGGGCCATCCGATTGGCGCAACGGGTGCGATCATCACGGTCAAGGCGCTCCATGAACTGCAGCGGACCGGTGGCCGCTATGCGCTCGTGACGATGTGCATCGGCGGCGGTCAAGGCATTGCGGCAATCTTCGAGCGCATCTGAACGCAAGCGAGCCGCCGACACGGCGCCTCCCTCGCACCTCGATGCTCCGCGGGGGCGCTATCGATGCCGCCGCAATGCAAGCCGCGGACTTCGCAAACCGGTACCGCATGTTATTCCTGGACGGTCGCCACGCGTTCGCCCAGCACATCCTTGCACGCCTTCAGGGCGACGCTGACAGCCGGAAAGCCGACATACGGAATTGCGTGTAGAACGACTTCTTCGAGCTCCTTCTCCGTCAGGCCGTTTGCAAGCCCGATACGCACGTGATTGCTGAATTCCCACGGCGTGCGCTGCGCGATCAGCATGCCTAGCGTAACGAGGCTTCTCGAACGGCGATCCAGGCCTGGACGCGCCCATGCGTCACCGAATGCGTTTTCAAGCGCGAGCGACGCTGCATCGGCGGCGAATCCACCGGACGCCGCGGCGGCATCCATTGCACCCAGAAACTCGTCGCCCAACATTTCTCGAACCACCTGACGTCCCTTCTCACGACTTTCTGACACGGTCTACTCCTTCTCATCGACAGTTGTATTCAAATCGGCATTCAGGCCGGACACGCTGCTTCGTTGTCCGCCTTGTCCATCATCGCTGCCAGTCTTCGGTGAATCAGATCGCGCGCCTGCTCGATCATGCGCGTCACCAGTTCTTCGCAGGTTGGAATATCGTGGATCAGGCCGATAGCGAGACCGGCGGGAAACGTGCCGCCGTCCGTGTCGCCTGTTTCGTAGATGCGCCTTCCGCGCTCGCCGCTCACGAGCGGCTTCAGGTCCGCGAATGTCGTGTTCTGCTGGCGCTCCAGATCGAGCACCTGCTCCGCTACGGCGTTACGAAAAATACGCGACGTGTTCTTGAGCGTGCGGAAAATCAGTGCGGTATTCCGCTCATCATGTTCGAGCAACTGGCGCTTCACGTTTTCGTGAATCGGCGCTTCACGCGTTGCCATGAAGCGCGTGCCCATATTGATGCCGTCCGCGCCCAGAGCAAGTGCCGCCACCATGCCGCGCGCGTCGGCGATGCCGCCGGACGCAAGCATCGGAATCCGCAATCGCGCAGCAGCAGCCGGCAGCAATACGAGATTCGGCACGTCGTCTTCTCCAGGATGGCCGGCGCATTCGAAGCCGTCGACACTCACCGCGTCGCAGCCGATCGCCTCCGCCTTGAGCGCGTGGCGCACGGACGTGCATTTGTGAATCACCTTGATACCCGCCGCCTTGAAGGCAGGCAGGTACGACTCGGGATTGCGCCCCGCGGTCTCGACGATCTTCACTCCGCTCTCGACGATAGCCTGCACGTACTCGTCATAAGGAACCGGCTTGATGGTCGGAAGAATGGTCAGGTTCACGGCGAACGGCTCGCTCGTCATCGATCTCGTGCGATCGATTTCAACGCTCAGCGCCTCGGGTGTCGGCTGCGTCAGTGCGGTAATGGTGCCCAGCGCACCGGCGTTCGATACCGCGGCGGCCAGTTCCGCAAGTCCCACCCACATCATGCCGCCCTGCACGATCGGATAGCGAATTCCCAGTAGCTCGGTGATGCGTGTTTTCATGCTTTTCCCTCCGTGAGGCGATGCAATGCTCGCGCCGCAGCCACAATCGTAAAAAGGGAATCGTCGAGAGGATCAACCCACCGCGCTCTCGTTCCCATTTACGAACGATGTACAATTATATACACTTTATGGCATCGCACCAATACTCGCAATACGTAAAGCAATGCACGGCTTCAAGGAGGTCTAGTGAATCAACGCGGCGCAAACGACTACCTGTCTATTCCAGCTCGGCCCTCGCAGGAGGAGGCTGAAGAGGCCGTTCGTACGCTCATCAGATGGGCCGGAGACGACCCGCAACGCGAGGGACTCGTCGAAACGCCACGGCGCGTCGCCCGCGCTTATACGGAGTTCTTTTCGGGCTATCTGTCGGATCCCATGCAGATTCTCGCCACGACATTTTCCGAAGTCGATGGCTATGACGAGATGGTCGTGTTGAAGGACATCCGCTTCGAAAGCTATTGCGAGCATCACATGGTGCCGATCATTGGACGGGCTCACGTCGCCTATCTGCCGGATCATCGGGTGGTCGGTATTTCGAAGCTTGCGCGGCTTGTCGATACGTATGCGAAGCGGTTGCAGATTCAGGAAAAGATGACCGTGCAGATCGCGGATGCACTCAATACGGTATTGCAACCCAAAGGTGTCGGCGTGATCCTGGAAGCCGCGCATCAGTGCATGAGCACGCGCGGCGTACACAAGCCCGGAACCTCGTTGGTGACAAGCAGGATGTTGGGCGCATTCCGTGAAGACCCGTCGACTCGCCGGGAATTCCTGTCGATCGTCGGCAACGGCTCGGCGGCGCTGGTACCGAATACCTGAGCCGTACGAGCATTTCGCCAGCGGAACCGAAGCGCCGCTGGCAATGCTCGTCGATATCCGTTCAGGGCAGCATGCGAAAATTTCCGCCGGTCAAAGCCGCCATCGTGATGCAACTACCGTAGTAGTACACGCAGGGTTCCATC
It encodes:
- a CDS encoding acyl-CoA dehydrogenase family protein, which codes for MDFHVNPADKAFRIEVQEFLKAHLPPDLAWRGAQGFLAGDDDALHWTRILHETRGWSVPHWPADQGGTGWTAAQRYIFEEECYLAGAPAQNQAGVSLVGPVICEFGNEEQKRRFLPPIQRGEVFWAQGFSEPGAGSDLASLRTTAVREGDHYVVNGQKIWTSFGSYGQWNFVLVRTDSEAKPQKGISFLLLDMKSPGVTVRPIVTLDGCNHLAEVFYDNVRVPVDNLIGEENKGWGYTKFLLFNERAFLGAEAPALRRYLRKIRHYAMRERAGGAPLLEDPTFAARLAQYELEVLAIDMAVQKILHQGLDERSGGMAVGSMLKVRGSELHQKLTEMLLEVIGDYGAVFYADPNEDRALRVQTFAGPDYAPGLAAEVFYRRACMIYGGTAEIQRNIVAKALFGL
- a CDS encoding enoyl-CoA hydratase-related protein; the protein is MEFQDILYREAEGVATITINRPKVYNAFNANTCEELIKAFGKAGWNKDIGVVVLTGAGEKAFCTGGDQSGDGYGGRGTVGLPIEELQSIIRDIPKPVIARVNGYAIGGGNVLVTICDLAIASDTAIFGQVGPKVGSVDPGFGTAYLARIVGEKRAREIWYLCRKYSAKEALEWGLINAAVPPGHLDAETKKWCDEILQMSPTAIALAKRSFNIDTENIRGIGAFAMQALALYYDTDESKEGGNAFREKRKPEFRKFVK
- a CDS encoding AMP-binding protein: MNAGQLSHDPLMDVPFRPLRLGGTKATVERRPDGSVVYELSEALNSYPLRLTERLVRWATVTPDRPLLARRTADGARWEHLTYRQALDGARALGEALLALGLSPDRPLMILSERGFEHALLALAALHVGVPYVPVTSAYSLLSEDFSKLKYLAAVCTPGLVFADDGALYGRALREVFGEVECLVSGNLPEGRTASLFSDWLATPLTAAVDDAFANVGPDTVGKIMFTSGTTGAPKGVIYSQRMLCSNRQQVAQTFAFLQDTPPILVDWLPWHHTFGGTHNFGMALYGGGTYYLDPGKPTPEQIGPTVDALREIAPVIYLNTPQGLAALLPHLREDETLRRNFFSKLALIYYGGASLPEYIWAAFDELAVKTIGQRVLIMSGLGGTEAGPTPMSAAWDPRREVIAGLPVPGVKVKVVPVGSKMEIRYAGDCVTPGYWKDSERTAASFDEEGYFCSGDAGAFIDPLHLELGLRFDGRLAENFKLSSGTWVNVAELRLAALNAFSPYARDVVIAGHDRDFLTALVFPDLEACRALCGDTIGRALDAEKIVASAGVREHFQRELDMLATRSGGSSSRIERIALESVQPTLDNGELSAKGAISQANVLAQRCAVVAELYEAVPTPRTLVARRRAVPASAASRTP
- a CDS encoding glucose 1-dehydrogenase, with product MKGLKNKVVVVTGGAGGIGTAISKRFGEEGSVVALFDLNAESAGRVVDEIESAGGKARAYRVDITDHEGVSAAVAQVEKELGPIEMLVNNAGWDMGAFFLQTEKPFWDKVVAINLYGPLNMHHAVLKRMAERGRGRVVNISSDAGRVGSSMEAVYSFCKGGIIAFSKTMAREMARQQIPINVVCPGPTATALLDNLAQGEKGERIKAALVKAVPFGRMGEPDDIAGTVAFLSSDDAAFITGQVISISGGLTMAG
- a CDS encoding CaiB/BaiF CoA-transferase family protein: MHTPQQPLDLPTGPLTGVRVIDLTINVLGPVATQLLGDMGADVVKIEPPEGDQNRKNGPGQNPDMAVFYTIMNRNKRSVSLNLKLAECREAVLRLVETADVFIHSMRPSAAKRLGIDYDAIKARNPHIIYASGPGYRPDGPYRDRPAFDDVIQGESGIAAMNRDADGSPRYFPTVIVDKFCGYVLASSVSMALYHRERTGLGQCVQVPMFETMLQFNLFEHLWEGALGSADGKGLGYSRMFSPHRRPYATKDGHICLLAVNNDQWRRVLYAIDAAHLLDDPRFCHMADRMRNINELYRMVSDAIQTRTTAEWNAIFAAADVPHGPVRELNDLMLDDYLKETGFFQHYEHPTEGDMVMTSIPVHFSESPGNVRYLPPNLGEHSVEVLMEAGYTASEAAKLSGRAPVDSTPVAEAITKA
- a CDS encoding carboxymuconolactone decarboxylase family protein, with translation MSESREKGRQVVREMLGDEFLGAMDAAAASGGFAADAASLALENAFGDAWARPGLDRRSRSLVTLGMLIAQRTPWEFSNHVRIGLANGLTEKELEEVVLHAIPYVGFPAVSVALKACKDVLGERVATVQE
- a CDS encoding acyl-CoA dehydrogenase family protein — protein: MNFDLNDEQQMLQDSAQRFVQKNYTFEHRGKLLAHEAGFSSGMWRTFGEMGWLGVAVPEAFGGLGFTPVESALIAEQLGRALVLEPYVMCGVFPAAVVTRCASGEQRDDLLAEIISGDAVIAVAHSEREARGVVSHVSTTARPMPGGTWCLDGRKTLVVGAPVADRLIVVARVAGGVRDDAGVALFLVDPRATGVTLEPYRLLDGTLAADVMLAGATVAASAVLGTPGESLQGLQAAVDEAIVASCAELLGDIDDTIELTSDYLKTRKQFGVPIGSFQALQHRIADMAIDAMQARSTLHRALRALTEDGPARSVEVSGCKAQTVRSGKFVTQQGIQLHGGYGITDEYKVGHHYRRMLIVDVLFGNMEHHLNRYARQIQADARAMAA
- a CDS encoding MaoC/PaaZ C-terminal domain-containing protein, translating into MEEIETVGLGIHWEDLPVGRKFRTVGRTVTEADVVNFVSVTGMLEVLFTNTEFLKKTSAIKGRVAPGALVFTFIEGLLTQATMQGVGFAFLNMELDIKGPTFVGDTIHAECEVIECRASNGRPGLGLVRTRNRVFKQDGSEVMVYTPLRLVKGRDYKA
- the bktB gene encoding beta-ketothiolase BktB; translated protein: MQREVVIASSMRTAIGDFGGALASVAPTQLGATVVREVLERAHVEGDAVGHVVFGNVIHTEPKDMYLARVVALEGGVGMNAPALTLNRLCGSGLQAIISAAQAIWLGDTDIAIGGGAENMTRAAYLATGARWGARMGDIRLTDMMVGALTDPFGAFHMGVTAENVAAKYGITRDEQDALAVESHRRAGRAVEAGYFKEQIVPVAVHTKKSATMFELDEHVRPTTTVDELAKLRPAFQKDGTVTAGNASGLNDGAAAVLLMERSTAEARGIRPLARLVAYAHAGVDPQYMGIGPVPATQKALKRAGLTVADIDVIEANEAFAAQACAVAKELQFDPERVNPNGSGISLGHPIGATGAIITVKALHELQRTGGRYALVTMCIGGGQGIAAIFERI